In Amblyomma americanum isolate KBUSLIRL-KWMA chromosome 8, ASM5285725v1, whole genome shotgun sequence, the DNA window CTTATGCAGTGCAGTTGTGGTACACTAGCATCAAATGTTAGAAGTACGAGGAAACATGAAAGATTGAATCATTGCAGCATTGCTGTGCTGCTGACCCCTCAGGCAGGTGAGCTAAAACCAAGAAACCTGCGTACTCTAGACAGCGGCATTGATACCAGGTGTTTTGGTCATAACACACTGCTCTAGTAAATTTTTGTGTGCTGCATATGCCACGATATTTTGGTGGCATGCACATGTTTGCTGGTATAGCATGTTGACCCTTACATCGTTTAATCTgggccagtgtttttttttatcgtgtttattggccattttttttcttaatttctttgTTTTAGTAAGGTGCATAAGCTTCTTTGGTGGGCGGCAAATGAATTGTTGCTTCAACAAACAGTACCTATGTTTTAGCTCATTTCTGGGACAAATAGAAGTAGACACTGAAATTTCTCCGTGTTCAAGAGCATGCTAAAATTACAGGTTGGGCATGGCTAACCAGTTGCTTGCTTATATAAAACCTTGGTAAGTGGCGTCTACACCTTGAAGTCAATATACCATAAGGTCCATTCGTTTCGGCTGCACCTCCTGAACTGGTTCACGTGGTGCTGCACattgccattcgtttcagcgaTGCAGCCTAGCGCCCTCTGCACCCTACCGTTCGTTTCAAAAAGTGCAGCAAAGGTGCAGGGCTTGTTCACGAAATTGCTGAACCCCCGCAGTCGGAGGTGCAACGGTGGTGCAGAGCGGGACGCAGCAGACGATGGCAGCAGGCGAAATTGACGGAGCACTGAACGTGCTGATAAATGGCCAGTTGACGACGCTGCGACCTGTGGTGGACGAAAACGGGGCCCGCGCTCGTCAGGGTGAAGGTTTTGCCTACGCCACGCCAGGTACGTGCACTAACGACGTGCGTGCATATGTGCACGCACGTGGTTCATTTTTTTGGTGATCTTTGTTCACTGCAGCTGTCTACTGCCTTCTTGCAGTATTTCTCGCTACGACCTATTGGATGTTAAATTATGATATGATGCTTGTTTGTTATTCTGTTTACGCTTAACATCTAGTGCATAGCTTTGTTCCAGTGTTAGCGCCAAATCGTAAGCGCCCAAGCCGTAATAAATTCCCATATTTTTTCTGTATACAGATGGGGAGATCGTGTGCGCTGTAGTCAGAGACACAACGCAGACGGCTGCACCACCGGTGGCTCCGTCTCCACCCGCGGAGTCTGCCTCCGCGTCACCTGCTCCGATGGCCCCGTCTGCAACCGTGGCGCCGACCGCTGCATCACCTGCAGCGCAGGTTTATGCGGCTGTGGGGCCTACGCCCGATGAGCGCCCAGGCTCCCCTGACTCTGACCTCTGGAATGGGCCGAAGGCCCGCTTTCTGATTTCCAAGTATAATGAACTCAAGGAAAATGTCGGGAGGAAGGGCGGTTTTCGGCAAGTCACGCTACATGTATATTTCATTGATCGTCTAGCTTTGAGTGGGCATAGTTTTGCATGATTTCAGGCAGTGAAGGACAATGTGTGATCAAGTCTGGCCTTTTTGAAGCAGCAGATAGGTTTCTTGTAGCTGTCATAATCACGTGTAGCTTTCTGCATGCTCAGGGGTTCGGCGATGGGAATTATAATGCAGCTCTGATATTAGATGACACACCAAAGATGAACTTGATCATGACCAGCATTAACAGATGCATAGAAATTAGTTTATAATATCAAGTACATTTATAAACATAGTTAACATGCATGGTTCTTATGTGAAATGAAAGTGTTACATAATTTTTGTTCGAGCTCGACATGCATTTAGATGCAAAATGTAGAGCAGAAGTGTTGCGTTTCCATGTGGTTGAGTTCATGCCCATTTCTTTCCTTAGAACAAAGAAAGCCTTATGGCAGAAACTGGCCGATTTGTTATCTGCTGAGTTTTCGGTTAAAACCACTGCGCTCCAGGTGCAGAACAAGTGGAAGAGCCTCCAGCGTGCCTATAAAAGGGCTAAGGCAAAAAATGGTTCGTCTGGCCATTCCAGGACTTCATGCGAGCATGAAGAGTGAGTGTATTAGTCTATTTCCTGCATTGTGCTTTTTCAGGCTTCTAATTTGTCTTCCTTTTTCCAGGGAGTTGAGCGAAGTTCTTGAGAAAGAACACCATATAGCGCCAACTGTGCCCCTCACGCCTGGTAAAACAATAGGGAAAAGCAGGTGGGTTCCTTTACTACTAATTCTCAAGCTGCAGCTCTTCAGAAGCTAAGCATTCCATTGTTTCACACTGTGGCGACGAAACTGACCAAGCTGTTTGGATGAAGAGCCGCAGCCATCAACATCGGCACAACAAAacctgccagaaaaaaaaggcgCAAGGAAAGCTCAGTACAGGGCCTCCTTGATGAATTCAGGGaggcaagaaaagaaagagctgagcggtttcaacaaaaaatgactcTACTTGAGCGCCTCGTCACTGCTGTTGAGAAGGTGGCAAACACTAATAAAGATGAATAAATTTTTGTGTTCCATCAGACAATGTGCTTAAACACTGTTTTATTTGCAATAGTAAACATGCGATGTTGCACTATTCATTTCACAAGAACACTGACAGTGGCACACACTTCAGGAGAATATGGACTCAGCACTGCTTCTGTGCTATGGCCTTTCGCAGGCTTTCGCTGTACACTACCAATCTGCGGTCGACAATGTCATTTTCATCATCATTCCCTACCTCTTCAGGCTGATGAATTTGCTGAAGCTCGTCGAAGAAGTCCCGTTCAGCATTGCACATGTTGTGCAATATGCATCACCCATGATGATCAGACAGCACTGCTTGATGGTAACAGCATCAGCCACATACAGCCTTCTGAACCGCTGCTTGAGAAGGTCGAATGTGTTCTCTATTGCAGTTCTTTGCTGGGAATGACATTTATTGTATTTCTTCTTCCATACCTGGAAGTTGTGCTCAGTGTCTCTGTAGGGAGTAAGCAGCCAAGGCAGCAACGGGTATGCGCTATCTCCCAGCAGGTAGTCATCGCCGCATTTTGTCTCTGCTTCGTGGTAGAAGAGGCATTCACGAAGAACTCTAGCATCATGGGCTGAACTTGGGAACCCGACCAACACATCAATGAATTTATTCCTGTCGTCGCATATTCCCTGGAGGATCACAGAGGGAAACTTTTTGCGGTTGAAATATGAAGGGGCCGACTCCGTCGGGGTGTGTATTTCCACGTGGCAACCATCCACACAGCCAATAGTGTTCCGCGGTCCCTTGCCTGCACTTTTTGACAAAAAGCCTGCCTTGATACGCTCTCGTTCTTGCTGGCTTGGCCATGAGATGACTTCTCCACTGATGCTATGCAGGAAGTTCAGCAGCCTTTCAATGCACGCATGCACCGAGGACTCCGATATGTCAAATTTGTCTGCGAGAGAATACATGCTGCACTGGCTTCCCAGATAACCTAACACAACGAGACAGGTCTTCTCAGCACTGATACGAGGGCGCCCTCCGTGACCTTCTGGAAAGAACTGAGACGTTTCATAGCGGGCTGCTAGATTGCAGAAAGTATCGCGTGAAAGCCGGAAGAGTCTCTTGAATTCAAAATCAAAATAACTTCCAACAACGTCCTCGTAGTACCGCGGAACGCGGTTTCTCTCCATCCTCACCAACTTTTCAGCCAATACCACAGCCATGTCGTCGATTTCGTCGTCGCTGTCCGAGTCTATGAGCTCCATGGCTACGTCGACAAGAGTTGACAGTGCATCACAAGTTAACATCGTCCTTTAGGCACCACGAGCAGAAAAAAAGGGAACACAAACACTACGGCGAAAACGCGAAAATTTGAGCGTATGTACGGACAGTGCAAGGCACAACCACGCACAGCGGCGCACAGGGAGCAGAAGGCTTGCATATCTTTTGCAAAACATCTGCACCTCAGCATTCGTTTCAGAGTGGCGCTAGTATCGCGCTCTAGCTGCACCACTGTACTGCGGCTGCAAGAGTGCTGAACCGTCCGTGCACCTCAGTGAACCGGCTGTGAACCAGTTCAGAAGGTGCAGCCGAAACGAATGGACctatagagctactactaccaacactAGAGGGAAAGCGGCGGCAGCACTCCCATGTAAACCCTCTCCACTTTTTTTATAACCGTGGGCGAAGCCATATTGTTACTGCGCTCATGGTTCCCTGCATGGTTCAGGCGACCTAGATTAAGTTTAACGAGTTAACGGCAATTGCAGCGTACTAACCTGGCAACCTCGCAACTCCCCTAGCATGGCCGCGCGCTTCGTAGTGCGCGTCAAAAAGCTGTACGAGGAATGGTGCTGCGGCTTGCTTACGTGCTGTGTTGAATTCCTTTCTAGTTCATGCGCAAAATGTTCGCGATGGTGCGCGCACGAAGATACTTCCAGGTGGCGGTGAATCTTGTGCCGCTCATTACGTATGATTTGTGTTTGTGTGAGCCGAAATCAACGAGGTTTGTTGGCGAGGTTCAGCAAGGCTTGTTTTGAT includes these proteins:
- the LOC144100719 gene encoding uncharacterized protein LOC144100719 encodes the protein MAAGEIDGALNVLINGQLTTLRPVVDENGARARQGEGFAYATPDGEIVCAVVRDTTQTAAPPVAPSPPAESASASPAPMAPSATVAPTAASPAAQVYAAVGPTPDERPGSPDSDLWNGPKARFLISKYNELKENVGRKGGFRQVTLHVYFIDRLALSGHSFA